TCCTTCGATGACACCCTGAACAAGCTCGTTGACGTGGTTAGAGTGCTTGTCGTGCTGAGACATAAGCATGGCGTACAACAAGAGAGCGTGAGGGTCATCGACGCGTGGACCGATGGTGAACACGGCGGGGATGACAAAAGGGAGTTTCTCGGAACTCATGGCTTGGACCTCGAAGGTGTAGTTGACCGGAGAAACGTCGAAGACGGTGCAAGATTGCCATGGAAAGACCCACGACTTCTTGGCGAGTTTGATGTCTTTGATCCCACCACCGGTGATGGCGAGGTACTGCGATGCTCTTGCGACTTTGTAACTCATTCTTCTTTGAAGCTTGTTAGGTTTTGTTTGTGTATGTGTGTAGAGAGAGGTATCATAAGACGCGTACTTATATAAGAGTTCTTAATACGCGTAATtaggaaaaatggaaaataatacttggaaacaaacaaattatatattgcaagaatcagttttaaaaaaaaacaaattattaattttaatttccttttctttatCTCCAAGTTTACAAATATTTAGTGATCTACATGTGTTATATcatatgtttgtttgttttttgggGTCAAAGTCTACTTAATAAACTAGTGTGTCAatttaatgtttataaaaagataaagacGAATTTTAACTTAATTATGATACCATAATCCATGTATATTTATTGACAGATATCAATGGTGTTTAATGTTTAGCTTTGACTTTTTTATTAAAGTAATATTCCATCGATTCCGAAGAAAccaagttttagtttttttacttatataaaaataatatattgttgacaaaaaaagattagaataatatatattaaattttgactGTCAAATGCATTACTTTTTAATTaactattttacaaattttgaccaatataatataataaacacaattttttgaagtttacattttatcattaaataatgcattaaaaatgtaaaaagtattttaaccaaaaaaaatgtattttttgaaatatttttattcttgtaaaacatagatattttggaatggaaagaatgtttataaaaaaaagatagaaagatatatataaaagatatataatggTTTATGGTTGATATATTGGTGAAGCATCCAAGAAACTCCGGAACATCTTTTAAATATTCGCAAAGAATACTCCTATATGACATATCCGAACAAGCTGTATTCTATATGgcattcagtttttttttcttctcaataGTCAATACCCACAGATTGTGTATTactagtttttaattaaaaatagagaaataaagGATAACTATTAGCTAAATCTGTCGTTGAATTGAATAAATATTGAATTCAGGAACTGACTAGTAGTCATAATCCATATCTGAAAAAACACAAGACGAGTTTCTCATAACTAATCAAATGCAATcgctaattaaaaattaaacatactAACAACTTACATAAAATCACGGGAAAATCGTAAATGATATACAACGATCGCGtgttttttttacaacattTTAACAAATCAACGTGGTACACGTGGACTACCAACCAAAGCAGGCCGTTATTTTCAGGAAAAAGGAAGGATCACAGCTCCGTCGCTTTATCTATCCACCCACCCACCCACCCAATATCTCGTCGTCTTCCGttgatcatcttcttcttcttcttctcatcaatcaatcaaaagAGAGACTCTCGTGGATTCAGAATCTCTCCTTCCGTCAAATTCAtattcttcctctctctctatatatatatatacaaggagtTGCTGATGGTAGAGAGCTATAGTAACCTCTCGTGGCTCGTATGGATCCAAATGttcgtcttcttcctcctcctacTCCTCCTCTGCGTCTTCGGATTGTTATCCTCAGAGAGCAGTGTCTCATCATCCGCTGATTCACTTCCTTCTACGTCCGCCTCTCGGAGGTTTCTCTCTGGAGATCCGATTCCGATCAGCCACCACCATGGCTTGGGGTTCTCCGTAGTACAGTCTAATCAGGTTAACTCTTAACTCTCTCTACATACATCTCGATTTCTACGAAGAATCACTGATGCCTTCATCGTTGACttactgttttttttgtaatgtgtGTTCCAGTTGAGATTATATGATCTGAAATCGACATTGATCGTTGATTCAGCTGGGTGTTGACGAATCTTTAGGGGTTAGATTGTAATTTACGAAAATAGCAGAGCCAGGATTATGTATAGAGAGTAGCTACATTAGAATGTAATGCCAGCGagttaaaattagattttaagaAAGTAATCTAAACATAGACCATGTGTGATTCCTAATTATTGGATCTTTATATGTTTAGTTTATGTTATCTGTTATGCGATTTAATTGCTCTGAGTCATTGGCTTTAGATCTTTGACACTGAGAATTTTCAGGTTTGTTATGTGTGTTTGGAACTTTTTGATACttgaagattcaagattttgtttttatcttgCCTTTAAAGCTTTGTCTTGCTTAGGTTTTCATAAGAGATGTCTAATGTTATCTTTAAGCAATGATAATCTTCTGTTTGTTGTCTTTTAAGTAAACAACTTACTTCCTCTATTGCCCTTCTTTACTTTGCTTACACCAGTTTCAATAGGAAAAGGTTTTCTTTACAAGTTTGGTTTACCGGTTGCCACATGTTTGGAAAAAACCGGCACATTAGTCTCAGATTCTTAGATAATTATGGAACTAGAACTTGTAAATTTAACTTGGATATTGATCTGGAGACTAGAGAGGAGTTAGAAGAACCTTCTCTAGTTAGTACGGTTTATCCAAATTCTTCTCGTCTGTGGTATTTACACGCATTTGTGTTGAGTGGTGTTCTAGGTTATGGTTAATCACAGACCCATTTCTTAGATCCATCGTTTGTTAATGAAGTCATGTGCATTTGTTATAACAGATGGGAACTTCTCAGGCCATCAAAGGAGAGATAGCACCAGCTGAAACAAGGAGAGTCACgagaacagaggaagaagaaagttcTTCTGATGAAGATTCGACTAGTAGTAGTAGTTTGTATCATCCCTGTAATTTGTTTCAGCTTGCTGGAACTGCATTCCTTAAGTGTTTTGGGCTTGACCGGAGTACACAAGAAACTGATGATTCTCTGAGACCTGAATCTAAGAAACAGAGGTGATCCAAGTTCTTGTGAATATAGAAGAAGAACATACACGTTTTTTATACGAGTTGTTGATGCGTAGCATTTGTTGATTAGGAGAGAATGAAGAAACATGTAAGTACATATATGGAAAGGTTATATTGTTGGGGTTAACATGAACGAGTTAACTCAGTGAATAACTgtggtttaaatattttaaatgcgGTTTATATCGGTGGTACATCTGAAATCTTCCGACCGCATGTCAATTTATGTTCAAAATAAATCGATTGCTATTAGAAAGTTTGGCTATAATGTAAGGTGTTGGATAATTAACttcaaaaaaaactaacaactGAAAATGTATCCAAACTATTCTCACCATAAAGTTGGTTGGTTTTCAGtcatttaaaaattgaaaataaacctgtaaacaaacaaaactttgtacaaagaaaatataataagtaCCAATTAATAATTTGCTAGCGGAAACTTGTTACAACGCTGACATATATGATCATAGACCAACTGTGAAACAACAAAGAAACACAAGAGTATGTGAAATGTCAAAGACAAATCACACTAATTgagttaaaaaaatgaaaacgtgTTGGTCAACAAAAATACTCAACCCTGAAAAAGGTTTAGTGTGGGGAATAAGAAAAAGGTCTTGGAATTGGAAAGCTAAACAATTCGAAAAATCCAAGAGACTTATCCAACGCCGATGCGCGTCATTGTTTCCTGTCCATCTTTTTTCCGAGACAACAATATTTGACCACATGCGTTTTTCTACAATCGAGTGTGACCTGAACTAGTATATTATAATACCtttatttatttccatttctgCATTTTGTAAGGTTTCAAAGTTTATGAAGGGTTTCCCTTTCTAAATTTTGACAAACCTATCCTAACGTTAATTTGgtgatattttcttatatttgtaactttgatggtaattttatatataaaacttacattatcataagtttttttttatttcttttaagaaTATCATAAGTTCTTAAAAATTTATCTTCTGTGTTTATGAAATGTCCCAAGTCCACCGATAAAAAAGAACGAGAGAAAGTTGCTATAGATGATTTTGATCAACGTCACTAAACTATATAACTGCAATTACTAAGTCTTACTTAGTTAAATGGTATTCCAGTAAATTTCAAAAGGCAAAACATAGGTTGGTtagatgattaaaaaaaattaaacaggTTATAGTTGATCAGCACAAGGATAAACTTCCGTATAAGTATAATTGTAATCGTTCATATGAGCCATTAACTATCTATATACTGTAATCGTTCATATGAGCCATTAGCACAAGGAGTCGTgtgaaaaagatatatatatatatatatatatatatatatatatatactggaTCTTGTCCGGCATTAACTATCTAGCTACAAGACGAGTGATTAAACATTAAAAACCCATTTTATAACCCAACGTTCGTCCTCCTTCAAGTAAACTCTTGTGATGTTTATTCCAATGTATTAGATTATTAGTAGACAGTAGAGTCATCAACCCACCTAAAGGTCAAACCCACATGCTTAATTTCGCTAATAGCATCTtcaaaagaaactctataacttcaaatataaagttttttgttctacaaaaatgaatttcaaaacttcaaaaataaagttatttgaagtttcactactcaaaactctaaatttgaagtttcatctttgtatttgcatcttggtccttataattaattatacatcacatttataattcttaagtattttccattcatagttttaatctttaaaacttttgtatattttaaatattataaatttatttttataaattaaaattttacacataaaagttttttttaaaaatcaaaaataaaatttataatattttaaaagtagaattagacaacaagaatattacaaaagaaacttaataattttttttaagaagacatgtacatgaagacataattattacataaatttaaatattacaacaacactaatagtctagtaaattttctccagaacttctaaaatattgtccaaaatttttttgtataaccgaaaaaattacattaataaaataattttatgtaataatgtggtatttttcttgtagtttaatatttaattatgtatttctatttataattttatattttagtggaagattttattaattaatattactatgatattattatatatgtgctagttatctataaaagttttatggatttatattaattatgacaaatataaagatgatagtgtaaattacaaataattttgaagttaaatttgaagttttgcttttggagaagaacaacttgaaacttcaaatatagagtttgcaaaactctataatagagagtctttttggagatgctctaatgacaataaaaaatacataaactagTAGACGCATGAATAATCATTTCATTTCTTTATATTTCCTAGTGTCaactaaacaaattaaaaactcGGAAAGGAATTAACTAATCCTATCCGAAAGTTGTGTTTCAAGAAAATGTATTCTctagtattaaaaaaaagagacacCAAATACCGAGTTACTATCCCACTATAAAACGGGAAGCTGTTTCTCTAACTTCTGTTCTCAATCACTCACCTTTCAAGAACAGCTTCACTTCTCTCCTAAACTTAATCAACCGTCTAGTAAAAGTCTTAACTCTCATCTCAATGGAAAAGGTTGAGAGACAAAGTGAAGAAGCATCTTATCTATGGCTTCCTTTTCACTTCCTCAACCAAACTATTAAAGCTATCTTAAGGTGTCTTGGAATACTTCATCATGATCCTCCCACGGTTACTAAAACGTCGTCAGATTCAGCACCCTTAAACCAGCCGGTAAGTTTCTCTAGCAATCTTTACATCAAAATCCaagataaatattttggatgaatttaagtttcttttttctgATGTTGTGTTGTATAAAGTATTTAGCTGTCTATCTTGAAGTTATAtactttttagaaaaatcatgttaattgttttacaaattaCATAAAGTTAAGTTTGCGTAACAACAACACTCGCGTTATAggttaataatatatttaagcaaaaaaaaggtTAATAATATGCGCACCGACAGAAAAAGTTGATATTCAGCCTAAACATCAGTATTTTGAATAGAATGTCTTTAATTAGTAGTATTACGAAACAAAACTCAAACATGTGTGTTCTGATTCTACTTgcaggaggaggaagaagaagaagatgtggtCATGGAAGACAACGTCGTTGTGGCGACTATGGGCAGTAAAAACGGCATCATAATAACGAGTAGGGGAACAAAGGTGAATGCAAAGAGAAAGGAAAAGGCAAAAGTTAGCTCAGGACGACCGGGGAAACATCACTAGCAGTTTCActacattaattattatttagtttgattcTTGCAGccagttgtgattttttttttaataagtgtttCAATAATGGTAGTAGTATAGTTTTGTTGTTTGTATTGATAGTTCTTAATGATATTAACTATCTACGGATACAAAATggctaagagcatctccaaaagaaactctataacttcaaatatagagttttttgcttTCTAAAAAAGAacttcaaaactttaaatttgaagttttgtagagtaaaactccaaatatagagtttcacttttcaaaacttcaaatttgaagtttcatatttttatttgcattttggtccttacaataatacatcatatttataattcttaaatatttttttgtttattgttttaatccttaaaacttttatatctcataaatatttcaaatttgttttataaatttaagttttacacacgaaattaaataaaaaaatttaaaacaagatttataatattttaaaactagaattaaacaacaagaatattacacaaaaccataataaaaacttattaaaaagacacatgaagacataattattactcaaatttaaatattataacaacactaatagtctggtAATAATTAACTGaagatgattgttgttgttataatattgtccaaacaaattttgtatagccgaagatgattgttgttgttgctcttgACGCATTTTTTGCatgattctttcttgttcaaatcgaatgtattcacgaatattaacatcatcgatagaagctaagttttttagcaatattttattttcttcttttacttctttaaaaGCTAACTTTTTGCTTAATTTTGCAGTCGTAATTCAATCATCTCATGACCTTTTTTCCTGCTTGTTGTACTTTCgtttaaaagatcaaggattTTTTCGTTTGATGATACCAAACTATCAGCAGCCATATTATGAGGATAtccgatttcaacaatttttggctcgtaatcttcaaataaaaaataaagagaatcatTTCTTACTTCGAAATGTACTAATTGATCATATAAGGGAGCATtatggaaataattttatagaataGTGTAATATTTGCttgcagtttaatatttaattatgtacttttatttataattttatattatagtgtaagatttttttaattaatatttctgtaatatttatatatatatactagttatttatataagttttatgaCTTTACATCAACTATGACAATTATAAGGAccatagtgtaaaatataagtaattttgaagttaggtttgaagttttacttttggagaagaacacattaaaacttcaaatataaagttttggaaacttcaaaatagagtttatTTCTGGAGCTCTAAGCTAGTTCATTAATCTGAGAACAacaataaaatttcattaatattccAGCGTAAATTCACAACCACTACTATCGTACGTAACTGTCATTAATCAATGTTAAACATTAAAGGTCTaaatggttgacaaaaaaaacattaaaggtCTACCTGATTCCTAATTAATATTTTGGCGTTTAAACCAATAGTCATCATTCATCAGCTCGTCCTACCTCACATTATATTATAGATCGGTAAGCCTACTCGTGTGAATTAACTACGACGTGTGCTTTGtagtttatagttttaaatgTCTCCACTCCTATATGTCTGCAAcactgtttttttcttaaaagtaaaaaaaaaaagacaaaatgaATTATAGAAAGATCAAATCACAAATTCACAATGTGAATTATACATGATAACATCAAAGTTACAGATTAATACATGATACTTATActcttcataaaaaaaaaaaatatttgataacagatatatatattcatgGTGAGGAGCATGCGGCACCAATTTCGAACATAAAACAATATAACATTCTTCATTCTTAGACATCTACACCAACTAAGAATTTATGTTCTATTCACTTCatacaaattaatataaaagTAGGAAGACATTTCATAAACCCAATCATAAACCATAGGTGGTGATAAGTCTCGCGTCACTTGAGAATCATAATGATTAAACAAGGCAAAGTGGTTGGTGACCCATGAGACAGAAGGTTGGGGGTCTTAATAATAATCGGTCCTACAGGATAAAAAGAAAACGATATGCCCTAAAATAATCATGATCTTCTACTTATAGAATTACAATTTGTAAGAGACCAGTACCACGACCACGACTACCACCATAGTGACCATGAAATGCATTAAGCCAttagcaaacaaacaaaaagctgCATCACGTCAAAGGAATAATGCGAATGTTGAATTGTTTGAACATTCATTACGTATTATCTGCAAACTAATAAAGTAAAGTACAAAATATGATTCCATAGTACTATTAGTTCatcatcgttttatttttcttatgcaACAGAAACAAGTCCCTTGTCCAGCCATAAATTGGTTttacttgaattttatttatttaacaaagaatacgtacatataaaattaagtgGAAATGAACTACGATAGAAATATTATGTTTCCTATAGATAATTGCGattatgatttataaacatttttataattgttttgaaaaataaaagtaaaaataaaatagtgatAAACCAAAAGCGTTGGCATTTAGTCGAATTAAAGCAATAAAATTTGATGGTATAAAAAGAACCAAAGATCTGTTTTCTTACTACTACCAATTCAACTTCAACCATTTGTTTAATTCAAACAAAGCCAAAGAAAGAGCGTGGTTTGACTTTTGACCAAGACTAAAAGCTCCAACTTCACACAACTCCCAAGTATATTGGCTACCGCGTCGATTAAAGtcaaattgttattttattttgtttacgtAACCCGGTTTTGTAC
This genomic interval from Brassica napus cultivar Da-Ae chromosome A6, Da-Ae, whole genome shotgun sequence contains the following:
- the LOC106348018 gene encoding uncharacterized protein LOC106348018; the encoded protein is MIYNDRVFFLQHFNKSTWYTWTTNQSRPLFSGKRKDHSSVALSIHPPTHPISRRLPLIIFFFFFSSINQKRDSRGFRISPSVKFIFFLSLYIYIYKELLMVESYSNLSWLVWIQMFVFFLLLLLLCVFGLLSSESSVSSSADSLPSTSASRRFLSGDPIPISHHHGLGFSVVQSNQMGTSQAIKGEIAPAETRRVTRTEEEESSSDEDSTSSSSLYHPCNLFQLAGTAFLKCFGLDRSTQETDDSLRPESKKQR
- the LOC106351900 gene encoding elicitor peptide 1-like; its protein translation is MEKVERQSEEASYLWLPFHFLNQTIKAILRCLGILHHDPPTVTKTSSDSAPLNQPEEEEEEDVVMEDNVVVATMGSKNGIIITSRGTKVNAKRKEKAKVSSGRPGKHH